A single window of Brevundimonas naejangsanensis DNA harbors:
- a CDS encoding O-antigen ligase family protein, which translates to MTGADALRHPVSDTPTLWEQAAAALILALLSGALLGPIFAPQQQETPVLRLIWPPIYLVILGLAAFRARRMAAAWPAFIPLLLMAVLALASSLWSQAPEVTERRVLALVLTGVFAIYLGAVFRGIALPRMLTAAFLALGVGSLISVFAFPGFGVHADVNAGMWRGLWYEKNQLGMVMAVGLISAAALVAAQEQKADRNLALIALGVCALALLGSQSKTALIMAMLGAGLVVLCLAIRRMGPVFGVIAVWCLGVALFGGLWIWSEFSVEILALFGKDPSLTGRTEIWDAIGRMTERKPWLGYGYSAFWLPHAEPMEWIRHETGWRVPSAHQGWLDLRAELGWTGVGLVGAVVAVTSTAVLIRLTGLGRQEGYWSLAYLAAFLLLSLSESVLMRHQDLPWTLFVALMTRNLMVNRPE; encoded by the coding sequence CGCCCTGCTCGGCCCGATCTTCGCACCACAGCAGCAGGAAACGCCAGTGCTTCGGCTGATCTGGCCGCCGATCTATCTGGTGATCCTGGGGCTGGCCGCCTTTCGCGCGCGGCGCATGGCGGCGGCCTGGCCCGCCTTCATTCCCCTGCTGCTGATGGCGGTGCTGGCGTTGGCGTCCAGCCTGTGGTCCCAGGCGCCGGAGGTGACCGAGCGCCGCGTGCTGGCCCTGGTTCTGACCGGCGTCTTCGCGATCTATCTGGGCGCGGTTTTCCGCGGGATCGCCCTGCCCCGAATGCTGACCGCCGCCTTCCTGGCCCTTGGCGTCGGCAGCCTGATCTCCGTCTTCGCCTTTCCCGGCTTTGGCGTGCACGCCGACGTCAACGCCGGGATGTGGCGCGGCCTGTGGTATGAAAAGAACCAGCTGGGCATGGTCATGGCCGTGGGCCTGATCTCCGCCGCCGCCCTGGTGGCCGCTCAGGAGCAGAAGGCCGACCGGAACCTGGCGCTGATCGCGCTGGGCGTCTGCGCCCTGGCGCTGTTGGGGTCGCAATCCAAGACCGCCCTCATCATGGCCATGCTGGGCGCCGGGCTGGTGGTCCTGTGTCTGGCGATCCGGCGGATGGGTCCGGTGTTCGGCGTCATCGCCGTCTGGTGTCTGGGCGTCGCCCTGTTCGGCGGCCTGTGGATCTGGAGCGAGTTCTCCGTGGAGATTCTGGCCCTGTTCGGCAAGGACCCCAGCCTCACCGGCCGAACCGAAATCTGGGACGCCATCGGCCGCATGACTGAGCGCAAACCCTGGCTCGGCTATGGCTACAGCGCCTTCTGGCTGCCGCACGCCGAGCCGATGGAATGGATCCGCCATGAGACGGGCTGGCGCGTGCCGTCCGCTCACCAGGGTTGGCTGGACCTGCGCGCCGAACTGGGCTGGACGGGCGTCGGCCTGGTCGGCGCCGTCGTCGCCGTGACCTCGACCGCCGTCCTGATCCGCCTTACCGGCCTGGGGCGACAGGAGGGCTACTGGAGCCTGGCCTATCTGGCCGCCTTCCTGCTGCTCAGCCTGTCGGAGAGCGTGCTGATGCGGCACCAGGACCTGCCCTGGACCCTGTTCGTCGCCCTGATGACCCGCAACCTGATGGTCAACAGGCCTGAATGA
- a CDS encoding ABC transporter permease gives MKGGAAVFLAAVQDESRRLATRPWDAFVAFGLPLILLAVIAAMLAPGVIRQAPVAVVDQDNSAFSRAAIRNMEASPGVRVAHAPATVDEAVALMRRGEVYSIAHFPSGFSEGAFRRPEQVTVSFNGAFQTVGALSALGQSAAIASAAAPRLEERARQMGLPATALEPPAVQVSIIGNPQLSFELFLGGLLAPGVLHLLAACSAVLAVGRLMQGGSFQTFKAQNDGRTTAALIGTLIPHFVIFTLWGLAWIGWLCGIRGWGVAGSLPLLMLGVVALMAVSVALSALLVALLGDVDMAFSGTAIYSGAAIAFSNGTLPLDHGPRFARIWSDILPYTHYLRLQTGQMVTGAAPGGAWRDLMILSFVAVIALILAAVLIRLRARRAPKAEALAFPLPEQGVGAAFIATFRNLPRARPVSSLLILAVVLYAFYYPAAYAGQAATGLPVAVVTPTQSALTRALVEDLNASHAIEVAAVIPSTAEASDLMRRGVVDGVVILPDRFESDLARGAPSGVAVWLNGGYLVRVTSVGKAVAAAAAHVAETRLEGLPQAARAAKLAPTLKQESLFNPTEGYGDYAVPAVSLIILQQTLLLGAGVIAALRRETGAAPMRRSARLGLWLALTAIGTGSCLFYFGFVFWVQDYPRGGDLGGVVLLSPVFAAGVSALGLLLGGLFDRHERVLQVLVGTSAPLFFLAGAAWPHFMMPKLLVWLACLSPSTAAVQAFVPMNAMGASLAEVAPQAAGLVALAAIFGALWLLLDPPRSSLVRRSGK, from the coding sequence ATGAAGGGCGGGGCGGCCGTCTTTCTTGCGGCCGTTCAGGACGAGTCGCGGCGGCTGGCGACCCGCCCGTGGGACGCCTTCGTCGCTTTCGGCCTGCCGCTGATCCTGCTGGCGGTGATCGCGGCCATGCTGGCGCCCGGCGTGATCCGTCAGGCGCCGGTCGCCGTGGTGGATCAGGACAACTCAGCTTTCAGCCGGGCGGCCATCCGCAACATGGAGGCCAGCCCCGGCGTGCGGGTGGCCCACGCCCCGGCGACGGTGGATGAGGCCGTCGCCCTGATGCGGCGCGGCGAGGTCTACAGCATCGCGCACTTTCCCTCGGGCTTCAGCGAAGGCGCCTTCCGTCGTCCGGAGCAGGTGACGGTGTCGTTCAACGGCGCCTTCCAGACCGTCGGCGCCCTGTCGGCCTTGGGGCAGTCGGCGGCCATCGCCTCGGCCGCCGCGCCGCGACTGGAGGAGCGCGCGCGCCAGATGGGCCTGCCCGCCACGGCGCTGGAGCCGCCGGCAGTCCAGGTGTCGATCATCGGCAATCCGCAGTTGAGTTTCGAGCTGTTCCTCGGCGGCCTGCTGGCGCCCGGCGTGCTGCATCTGCTGGCGGCCTGTTCAGCGGTGCTGGCGGTGGGGCGGCTGATGCAGGGCGGCTCCTTCCAGACGTTCAAGGCCCAGAACGACGGGCGGACGACGGCGGCCCTGATCGGGACGCTGATCCCGCATTTCGTCATCTTCACCCTGTGGGGGCTGGCGTGGATCGGCTGGCTGTGCGGGATCAGAGGCTGGGGCGTGGCGGGGTCGTTGCCACTGCTGATGCTGGGCGTGGTCGCCCTGATGGCGGTCAGCGTCGCCCTGTCGGCCCTGCTGGTCGCCCTGCTGGGCGATGTCGACATGGCCTTCTCGGGCACCGCCATCTATTCGGGCGCGGCCATCGCCTTCTCGAACGGCACCCTGCCGCTGGATCACGGGCCGCGCTTCGCCCGGATCTGGAGCGACATCCTGCCCTACACCCACTATCTGCGCCTTCAGACCGGCCAGATGGTGACCGGCGCAGCGCCCGGCGGGGCCTGGCGGGACCTGATGATCCTGAGCTTCGTCGCCGTCATCGCCCTGATCCTGGCCGCCGTACTGATCCGCCTGCGCGCCCGGCGCGCGCCCAAGGCCGAAGCGCTGGCCTTTCCCCTGCCCGAACAGGGCGTCGGCGCCGCCTTCATCGCGACCTTCCGCAATCTGCCGCGCGCCCGGCCTGTCAGCAGCCTGCTGATCCTGGCTGTGGTTCTGTACGCCTTCTACTATCCGGCGGCCTATGCCGGGCAGGCGGCGACGGGGCTGCCGGTCGCCGTGGTGACGCCGACGCAGAGCGCCCTGACCCGCGCCCTGGTCGAAGACCTCAACGCCTCTCACGCGATCGAGGTCGCCGCTGTGATCCCCTCGACCGCCGAGGCGTCCGACCTGATGCGGCGCGGCGTTGTGGACGGCGTCGTCATCTTGCCGGACCGGTTTGAGAGCGACCTGGCGCGCGGCGCGCCCAGCGGCGTCGCCGTCTGGCTAAACGGCGGCTATCTGGTTCGGGTCACCTCGGTCGGCAAGGCGGTCGCGGCCGCTGCGGCCCACGTCGCCGAGACGCGGCTGGAGGGCCTGCCTCAGGCCGCCCGCGCGGCAAAGCTGGCCCCGACGCTGAAGCAGGAATCCCTGTTCAATCCGACGGAAGGGTATGGCGATTATGCCGTGCCGGCGGTCAGCCTGATCATCCTGCAGCAGACCCTGCTGCTGGGCGCAGGCGTCATCGCCGCCCTGCGCCGCGAGACCGGCGCAGCCCCCATGCGGCGCAGCGCAAGACTGGGTTTATGGCTGGCGCTGACGGCGATCGGCACGGGGTCCTGCCTGTTCTATTTCGGCTTCGTGTTCTGGGTGCAGGACTATCCGCGCGGCGGCGATCTAGGCGGGGTCGTCCTGTTGTCGCCCGTGTTCGCAGCCGGGGTTTCGGCGCTGGGGCTGCTGCTGGGCGGATTGTTCGATCGTCACGAGCGGGTCTTGCAGGTGCTGGTCGGAACCTCGGCGCCTCTTTTCTTCCTGGCGGGGGCGGCGTGGCCGCATTTCATGATGCCCAAGCTGCTGGTCTGGCTGGCTTGCCTGTCGCCCTCGACCGCCGCCGTCCAGGCCTTTGTGCCGATGAACGCCATGGGCGCCAGTCTGGCGGAGGTCGCGCCTCAGGCGGCGGGGCTGGTGGCATTGGCGGCGATCTTCGGCGCCCTGTGGTTGCTGCTCGATCCGCCGCGTAGCAGCCTCGTCCGTCGCAGCGGTAAATGA
- a CDS encoding helix-turn-helix transcriptional regulator yields the protein MIGEQTTTTLGSDTGSPVDGLWISRSEAAFGDIRSFHPPSAPSDLPEADAWFEADDTARFILDSDGRVLRTNAKARALADCGMVGSRGLFICAAHRSRAELDALLRDLADGNRSSGRILFRTGDDEWCILDLMTTPEAPCRVFATAQPVKPLDVAKITALGAVFGLTRAETAVLLHLTAGATPKDIGRKLDMSIHTVRAHLRSICMRMGVKGINGALRLSFQMS from the coding sequence ATGATCGGAGAGCAGACCACGACGACGCTTGGATCGGATACGGGGAGCCCCGTTGACGGGTTGTGGATAAGCCGATCTGAAGCGGCCTTCGGCGATATCCGCTCGTTCCATCCCCCTTCCGCGCCTAGCGATCTACCGGAAGCGGACGCTTGGTTTGAGGCCGATGATACGGCCCGCTTTATTCTGGATTCAGACGGTCGGGTTCTACGCACCAACGCCAAGGCGCGCGCCCTGGCTGACTGCGGCATGGTGGGGTCGCGCGGTCTGTTTATCTGCGCGGCGCATCGCAGCCGGGCGGAGCTGGACGCGCTGTTGCGGGACCTGGCCGATGGAAATCGGTCGAGCGGACGCATTCTGTTCCGCACCGGCGACGACGAGTGGTGCATCCTGGATCTGATGACGACGCCCGAGGCGCCGTGCCGAGTGTTCGCCACGGCCCAGCCGGTCAAACCGCTGGACGTGGCCAAGATCACGGCTCTCGGGGCGGTCTTCGGTCTGACCCGCGCTGAGACGGCGGTGCTGCTGCACCTGACCGCCGGCGCCACGCCCAAGGACATCGGCCGCAAGCTGGATATGTCGATCCATACCGTGCGGGCGCACCTGCGCTCGATCTGCATGCGGATGGGCGTCAAGGGCATCAACGGCGCCCTGCGGCTCAGTTTCCAGATGAGCTGA
- a CDS encoding fimbria/pilus outer membrane usher protein: MLSPIQGPLTLDGRYLGDLAGEVDLQGQGLVDAEGLMDLLGPSLAPAQRDRLKTIIASQKRVNMADLRGEGFSLSFDPLALTFVAELSAGARARRDVSFNRNELVDPAAFDQPANFSAGANITMAQQYSHSENSFAPLAGGVDMFANFGGFDGVTLTAGVDYDGSSDERWRRREIRLTKDLFQSAVRLTAGEFAPPVESFQGSRRFLGLSAARAYSTIRPFQNVRPSGRRQFVLDRPALVVVEVNGVIIERLRLDAGPYSLGDFPFGQGANTVRLLVEDNTGQREIAVFDLFGGAGLLDPGVLDFGVSAGVLEEGGSLEYGSALGASGFVRKGISDVLTVGANAQLAEGRGQAGGLAVWGSRLGLIQASAAVSHNGDTGRQGYIGSIDYLRETTFGREADLRLVASVQATSRYFQSAFETNGFNRERWRAAGQALLRFRAYTMGFGAAYVKGRGERDRTDLNLNFGRSFRRFGVNMTVQRTTALDGREDTRFGINLTTRFGGRWSGVARYDSQNDLREVGLSRASSGRLNDLSGDLRFSEDGTQQTIAGDLRYINNRFDAEIISNRLVSNLNDGETRQESLWRLSTMVGYANGAFGIGRSAREGFVIATGHPTLKGAQVSLTDSSGYPVAKSGWFGPALAGIDRGYGVRRYELEVDPLPEGYDLGAGVIQAFPGFGNGYRFVVGSDASRTARGYLISPEGPVALMGGLIVPAGAKDDAQGKPFFTNRNGRFIADGLAPGQYRLVIKGRTVGEFVIPDNAEGVSDVGEIKTPGPVS; encoded by the coding sequence GTGCTGAGCCCGATCCAGGGGCCGCTGACCCTCGATGGCCGCTATCTGGGCGACCTGGCGGGGGAGGTGGATCTGCAAGGCCAGGGGCTGGTCGACGCCGAGGGGCTGATGGACCTTCTGGGTCCCAGTCTGGCGCCCGCCCAGCGCGACCGGCTGAAGACGATCATCGCGTCGCAAAAGCGCGTCAACATGGCGGACCTGAGAGGCGAGGGCTTTTCCTTGAGCTTCGATCCACTGGCCCTGACCTTCGTGGCAGAACTGTCGGCCGGGGCGCGTGCGCGTCGGGACGTCAGCTTCAACCGCAACGAGTTGGTCGATCCGGCGGCCTTTGATCAGCCCGCCAATTTTTCGGCTGGAGCGAATATCACCATGGCTCAGCAGTATTCGCATTCGGAGAACAGCTTTGCGCCCCTGGCGGGCGGGGTGGACATGTTCGCCAACTTCGGCGGCTTCGACGGCGTGACGTTAACGGCAGGCGTCGACTACGACGGCTCATCCGATGAGCGCTGGCGCCGCCGCGAAATCCGCCTCACCAAGGATCTGTTCCAGTCGGCGGTGCGCCTGACGGCCGGCGAGTTCGCACCGCCGGTTGAGAGCTTCCAGGGTTCGCGACGATTTCTGGGCCTGTCGGCGGCGCGGGCCTATTCGACGATCCGACCGTTCCAGAACGTGCGGCCATCTGGGCGGCGCCAGTTCGTGCTGGATCGCCCCGCCCTGGTGGTGGTCGAGGTCAATGGCGTGATTATCGAGCGGCTGCGCCTGGACGCCGGGCCCTATTCACTGGGCGACTTTCCGTTCGGCCAGGGCGCCAACACCGTGCGCCTGCTGGTCGAGGACAATACGGGCCAGAGAGAGATCGCCGTGTTCGACCTGTTCGGCGGCGCAGGACTGCTGGACCCCGGCGTGCTGGATTTCGGCGTCTCGGCGGGCGTGCTGGAGGAGGGCGGATCGCTGGAATACGGCTCCGCCTTGGGCGCGTCGGGCTTTGTCCGCAAGGGGATAAGCGACGTGCTGACCGTGGGCGCCAACGCCCAGCTGGCCGAAGGACGCGGCCAGGCCGGCGGGCTGGCCGTATGGGGCAGCCGCCTGGGCCTGATCCAGGCGAGCGCCGCTGTCAGTCATAACGGCGACACCGGACGGCAGGGCTATATCGGCTCGATCGACTATCTGCGCGAGACGACGTTCGGCCGGGAAGCTGATCTTCGCCTTGTAGCGTCAGTCCAGGCGACCAGCCGCTATTTCCAGAGCGCCTTCGAAACCAATGGCTTCAACCGTGAGAGATGGCGCGCCGCCGGCCAGGCGTTGTTGCGGTTCCGCGCCTATACGATGGGCTTTGGCGCGGCCTATGTGAAGGGGCGGGGCGAGCGGGATCGGACCGACCTCAATCTGAACTTCGGCCGCAGTTTCCGCCGTTTCGGCGTCAATATGACCGTGCAGCGCACGACCGCCCTGGACGGGCGGGAGGACACGCGGTTCGGCATCAACCTGACCACTCGTTTCGGCGGGCGGTGGAGCGGCGTGGCCCGCTACGACAGCCAGAACGACCTACGCGAGGTCGGTCTTTCGCGCGCCTCGTCAGGCCGCCTGAACGATCTGAGCGGGGATCTGCGCTTCTCCGAAGACGGGACGCAGCAGACCATCGCCGGCGACCTGCGCTACATCAACAACCGCTTCGATGCGGAGATCATCTCAAACCGCCTGGTTTCGAACCTGAACGACGGCGAGACGCGGCAGGAGTCGCTGTGGCGGCTCTCGACCATGGTCGGTTATGCGAACGGCGCTTTCGGCATTGGCCGATCGGCGCGCGAAGGCTTCGTCATCGCCACCGGCCACCCGACATTGAAGGGCGCGCAGGTCAGCTTGACGGACTCCAGCGGCTATCCGGTCGCCAAAAGCGGCTGGTTCGGCCCGGCGCTGGCGGGCATTGATCGCGGCTATGGCGTCCGGCGCTATGAGTTGGAGGTCGATCCCTTGCCGGAGGGGTATGATCTCGGCGCCGGCGTGATCCAGGCCTTTCCTGGTTTCGGCAATGGGTATCGTTTTGTCGTCGGCAGCGACGCCTCGCGTACGGCGCGGGGCTATCTGATTTCGCCCGAGGGGCCGGTGGCCTTGATGGGCGGCCTGATCGTCCCGGCCGGTGCAAAGGACGACGCACAGGGCAAGCCCTTCTTCACCAATCGCAACGGGCGTTTCATCGCCGACGGCCTGGCCCCCGGACAATACCGACTGGTGATCAAGGGGCGAACGGTGGGCGAATTTGTCATTCCGGACAACGCGGAAGGAGTAAGCGATGTGGGAGAAATCAAAACCCCTGGCCCGGTGTCATAG
- a CDS encoding DNA topoisomerase IV subunit B: MDDLFSKLDDAEPTKPAAPAAAPAPAATPPAALQAAPAPVHEPKVELTSHASTATAAATGYSASSIEVLEGLEPVRKRPGMYIGGTDERALHHLFAEVLDNAMDEAVAKHAKLITVDLDAEGYLSVRDDGRGIPVDPHPRHPGKSALEVVMTVLHSGGKFSGKAYETSGGLHGVGVSVVNALSESLDVTVWRDGFEWRQSFSRGLSQGPIQQVGPSKKKGTLIRFKPDEQIFGVGATFKPARLFRMTRAKAYLFRGVEIRWSCAPERITDQTPAQATLHFPGGLADALAERVGELETVTPVFAGRVERKGEAGALEWAVTWSPIGFGDADSFVASYCNTVSTPDGGTHEAGFRAALVKGLKAYGELINEKRAAQITAEDVIANAGALISIFIRNPEFQGQTKDRLSSPEGARLAEQLLRDPFDHWLTESPKQANALLGFVVDRAEDRLRRRKDKEVQRAAATRKLRLPGKLSDCSRQAAEGTELFIVEGDSAGGSAKQARDRTTQAILPLRGKILNVASATADKLRQNIELTDLMLALGVQAGSRFSVDDLRYERVVIMTDADVDGAHIAALLITFFYRSMPDLIRQGRLYMALPPLYRISAGPLSEYARDDAHRDELLATVFKGKKTEIGRFKGLGEMMASQLKETTMDPKKRTLARVSLPDSEEEIEDLVERLMGRKAEARYQFIQENARFAVADLDV; the protein is encoded by the coding sequence ATGGACGATCTGTTTTCCAAGCTCGACGACGCCGAACCGACCAAGCCCGCCGCTCCCGCTGCGGCGCCCGCTCCTGCGGCGACGCCCCCTGCGGCCCTTCAGGCGGCGCCTGCGCCGGTGCATGAGCCGAAGGTCGAGCTGACGTCCCACGCCAGCACGGCGACGGCGGCCGCCACCGGCTATTCGGCCTCCTCGATCGAGGTGCTGGAAGGGCTTGAGCCCGTCCGCAAACGCCCCGGCATGTATATCGGCGGCACCGACGAGCGCGCCCTGCACCACCTGTTCGCCGAAGTGCTGGACAATGCGATGGACGAAGCCGTCGCCAAGCACGCCAAGCTGATCACCGTCGATCTGGACGCCGAAGGCTATCTGTCGGTGCGCGACGACGGGCGCGGCATCCCGGTCGATCCGCACCCGCGCCATCCGGGCAAGTCGGCGCTGGAAGTCGTCATGACGGTGCTGCACTCGGGCGGCAAATTCTCGGGCAAGGCCTATGAGACCTCGGGCGGCCTGCACGGCGTCGGCGTCTCGGTCGTCAACGCCCTGTCGGAAAGCCTGGACGTCACGGTGTGGCGCGACGGCTTCGAATGGCGCCAATCCTTCAGCCGCGGCCTGTCGCAAGGCCCGATCCAGCAGGTCGGCCCGTCGAAGAAGAAGGGCACCCTGATCCGGTTCAAGCCGGACGAGCAGATCTTCGGCGTCGGCGCGACCTTCAAGCCCGCCCGCCTGTTCCGCATGACCCGGGCCAAGGCCTATCTGTTCCGCGGCGTCGAGATCCGCTGGAGCTGCGCCCCTGAGCGCATCACCGACCAGACGCCCGCCCAGGCGACCCTGCACTTCCCCGGCGGCCTGGCCGACGCCCTGGCCGAGCGCGTGGGCGAACTGGAAACCGTCACCCCCGTCTTCGCCGGGCGCGTCGAGCGCAAGGGCGAGGCGGGCGCGCTGGAATGGGCCGTCACCTGGTCGCCGATCGGCTTCGGCGACGCGGACAGCTTCGTCGCCTCCTACTGCAACACCGTCTCGACCCCCGACGGCGGCACCCACGAGGCCGGTTTCCGCGCCGCCCTGGTCAAGGGGCTGAAGGCCTATGGCGAGCTGATCAACGAGAAGCGCGCCGCCCAGATCACGGCGGAAGACGTCATCGCCAATGCGGGCGCCCTGATCTCCATCTTCATCCGCAATCCCGAGTTCCAGGGTCAGACCAAGGACCGCCTGTCATCGCCCGAGGGCGCGCGCCTGGCCGAACAACTGCTGCGCGACCCCTTCGATCACTGGCTGACGGAAAGCCCGAAACAGGCCAACGCCCTGCTCGGCTTCGTCGTCGACCGCGCCGAGGACCGCTTGCGCCGCCGCAAGGACAAGGAAGTCCAGCGCGCCGCCGCCACGCGCAAGCTGCGCCTGCCGGGCAAGCTGTCGGACTGCTCACGACAAGCCGCCGAGGGCACCGAACTCTTCATCGTCGAGGGCGACTCGGCCGGCGGCTCGGCCAAGCAGGCGCGCGACCGCACGACCCAGGCCATCCTGCCCCTGCGCGGCAAGATCCTGAACGTCGCCTCGGCCACGGCGGACAAGCTGCGCCAGAACATCGAACTGACCGACCTGATGCTGGCGCTCGGCGTGCAGGCGGGCAGCCGCTTCAGCGTCGACGACCTGCGCTACGAGCGCGTGGTCATCATGACCGACGCCGACGTCGACGGCGCCCACATCGCGGCCCTGCTGATCACCTTCTTCTACCGCTCCATGCCGGACCTGATCCGTCAGGGACGGCTCTATATGGCCCTGCCGCCGCTCTATCGGATTTCGGCGGGTCCGCTGTCGGAGTACGCCCGCGACGACGCCCACCGCGACGAGCTTCTGGCCACCGTTTTCAAGGGCAAGAAGACCGAGATCGGCCGGTTCAAGGGCCTGGGCGAGATGATGGCCTCTCAGCTGAAAGAGACCACCATGGACCCGAAGAAGCGGACCCTGGCCCGCGTCTCCCTGCCCGACAGCGAGGAAGAGATCGAGGATCTGGTCGAGCGCCTGATGGGCCGCAAAGCCGAGGCCCGCTATCAGTTCATCCAGGAAAACGCCCGCTTCGCCGTCGCCGACCTGGACGTCTGA